The following are from one region of the Aspergillus luchuensis IFO 4308 DNA, chromosome 4, nearly complete sequence genome:
- a CDS encoding uncharacterized protein (COG:S;~EggNog:ENOG410PU8W;~TransMembrane:4 (i21-44o83-105i112-134o179-199i)) encodes MMRMRMPPLRDLFPTKWRNHNLMYILMTIELPLTVIILTLTGIASHDLYRTKLWQDGADNGFNSSPNERLYAAANYRSFKTPIVWSSFITEYNLVLGILSVFVWITKIPVHILHMLTPPLSAFVHAGLIAVYIYSVRYQAGPDMSDPEHPQPGAPWYITKKCSVAAVKSDVHYCMQAKALFAFSIILILYYVVVLGVSLQNCVMTKEERQEREELREERRTMKEFEDYVLKSPGIPMTVPRQTGPMPTGMPARAPFHKTITRSTDVSSADLPLRQHFSSPNPRRSMHQVSAETLSGHQAQSQTSFVQTNKATEN; translated from the exons ATGATGCGCATGCGCATGCCGCCGCTTCGTGATCTCTTCCCAACGAAATGGCGTAATCACAACTTGATGTATATATTGATGACCATCGAACTGCCTCTTActgtcatcatcctcacgcTTACGGGTATCGCCTCTCATGACCTCTACCGGACGAAGCTCTGGCAGGATGGCGCCGACAATGGGTTCAACAGTTCGCCAAATGAAAGGCTCTACGCCGCGGCCAACTATCGATCCTTCAAGACCCCCATTGTCTGGAGTTCATT CATCACCGAGTACAACCTCGTCCTTGGAATTTTGAGTGTCTTCGTGTGGATTACAAAGATTCCGGTCCACATCCTTCACATGCTTACTCCGCCCTTGTCGGCCTTTGTCCACGCTGGCTTGATCGCTGTGTATATCTATTCCGTTCGTTATCAGGCCGGTCCCGACATGTCTGACCCCGAGCATCCTCAACCGGGCGCACCATGGTACATCACGAAGAAATGCTCAGTGGCTGCCGTCAAATCAGACGTTCACTACTGCATGCAAGCCAAGGCACTGTTTGCATTTTCGATAATTCTCAT CCTATACTACGTTGTCGTGCTCGGCGTCAGCTTGCAAAACTGCGTCATGACGAAAGAAGAGCGTCAAGAACGGGAAGAGCTGCGCGAAGAACGAAGGACTATGAAAGAGTTCGAAGACTACGTTCTCAAGTCGCCTGGCATTCCTATGACCGTACCGAGACAAACCGGGCCCATGCCGACGGGCATGCCTGCCAGAGCACCATTCCATAAAACTATCACTCGAAGCACTGATGTATCGTCGGCGGATCTCCCACTTCGTCAACACTTCAGTTCACCGAACCCTCGCCGCTCAATGCACCAAGTGTCGGCGGAGACACTTTCCGGACATCAAGCCCAGTCCCAGACATCCTTTGTGCAGACCAACAAGGCGACTGAGAACTAA